In one window of Temnothorax longispinosus isolate EJ_2023e chromosome 11, Tlon_JGU_v1, whole genome shotgun sequence DNA:
- the LOC139821619 gene encoding uncharacterized protein isoform X2, which produces MASLEDSWKEATEGLDAAVCDSWFTRLQELYSEEKRTYHNLDSLREKLNHYYEIKSNLKNPRAVLLAIFFQNFEYDPKALVFSEDKNLEHFNTFADEAEIPSDAELREETCALLKVAATHSTEAHKVGGAFGSEDAHYFLDLDMAVLGSPPDSYAEYRERIRGEYSFLSEPMYTALRLKVLQNFLQIPNIFATVEFRDKLEEQARQNIQAEVEMLS; this is translated from the exons ATGGCATCGCTGGAGGACAGTTGGAAGGAAGCTACGGAGGGCTTGGACGCCGCGGTCTGCGACTCCTGGTTCACGCGCTTGCAGGAGCTCTATTCGGAGGAGAAACGCACGTACCATAATCTGGACTCGCTCAGGGAAAAGCTGAATCACTATTACGAAATCAAAAGCAATCTCAAAAATCCACGAGCCGTTCTCCTTGCCATATTCTTTCAAAA CTTCGAGTACGATCCTAAAGCCTTGGTCTTTAGCGAGGACAAGAATCTTGAGCATTTCAACACTTTCGCCGATGAGGCCGAAATTCCGTCG GACGCAGAACTCAGAGAAGAGACTTGTGCTCTGCTCAAAGTAGCGGCGACTCACAGTACCGAGGCACACAAGGTGGGCGGTGCCTTCGGCAGCGAGGATGCTCACTACTTCCTGGACCTGGATATGGCAGTACTCGGTTCTCCTCCGGATAGTTATGCCGAGTACAGAGAGCGAATACGCGGAGAATACTCTTTCCTCAGCGAGCCCATGTATACGGCGCTGCGACTCAAA GTGTTGCAGAACTTTTTGCAGATTCCAAACATCTTTGCCACCGTAGAGTTTCGCGATAAGCTGGAGGAGCAAGCGCGCCAGAACATCCAAGCGGAGGTGGAAATGCTGTCTTAG
- the LOC139821619 gene encoding uncharacterized protein isoform X1 yields MARAISAAMASLEDSWKEATEGLDAAVCDSWFTRLQELYSEEKRTYHNLDSLREKLNHYYEIKSNLKNPRAVLLAIFFQNFEYDPKALVFSEDKNLEHFNTFADEAEIPSDAELREETCALLKVAATHSTEAHKVGGAFGSEDAHYFLDLDMAVLGSPPDSYAEYRERIRGEYSFLSEPMYTALRLKVLQNFLQIPNIFATVEFRDKLEEQARQNIQAEVEMLS; encoded by the exons ATGGCACGAGCAATTTCAGCGGCAATGGCATCGCTGGAGGACAGTTGGAAGGAAGCTACGGAGGGCTTGGACGCCGCGGTCTGCGACTCCTGGTTCACGCGCTTGCAGGAGCTCTATTCGGAGGAGAAACGCACGTACCATAATCTGGACTCGCTCAGGGAAAAGCTGAATCACTATTACGAAATCAAAAGCAATCTCAAAAATCCACGAGCCGTTCTCCTTGCCATATTCTTTCAAAA CTTCGAGTACGATCCTAAAGCCTTGGTCTTTAGCGAGGACAAGAATCTTGAGCATTTCAACACTTTCGCCGATGAGGCCGAAATTCCGTCG GACGCAGAACTCAGAGAAGAGACTTGTGCTCTGCTCAAAGTAGCGGCGACTCACAGTACCGAGGCACACAAGGTGGGCGGTGCCTTCGGCAGCGAGGATGCTCACTACTTCCTGGACCTGGATATGGCAGTACTCGGTTCTCCTCCGGATAGTTATGCCGAGTACAGAGAGCGAATACGCGGAGAATACTCTTTCCTCAGCGAGCCCATGTATACGGCGCTGCGACTCAAA GTGTTGCAGAACTTTTTGCAGATTCCAAACATCTTTGCCACCGTAGAGTTTCGCGATAAGCTGGAGGAGCAAGCGCGCCAGAACATCCAAGCGGAGGTGGAAATGCTGTCTTAG